Proteins encoded within one genomic window of Methanosarcina barkeri str. Wiesmoor:
- a CDS encoding glycosyltransferase family 4 protein has product MKIAFVYDAVYPWVKGGAEMRIHELGKRLSARGHEVHIFGVKWWEGEDTFEYDGMTLHGVCKARNLYVNGRRSISEAIIFAAKLFPELRKENFDLIDVSVFPYFSCFSVKAVSILKKVPSVLTWHEVWGDYWYEYLGRAGIFGLLVEKVVSKLSENNIAVSKWTKDKLEGLGVPGDKIAVIPNGIDLKRISGIEPNWEMNPVSPENKAYDIIFAGRLIKEKNVDLLIKAVALLKADFPGLKCCIVGDGPEKAALEKLARRSGVCENVEFAGFQEYGALIGKIKASKVFVLPSSREGFGMVVIEAFACGVPVVTVRAKYNAAQGLVEDGVDGFIVGIEEREIAKAVVKIIGKASRNRKASEAALSKAENYDWEEIIKNVQLMFEACIKRN; this is encoded by the coding sequence ATGAAAATCGCCTTTGTGTACGATGCTGTTTATCCATGGGTCAAGGGCGGCGCAGAAATGCGCATACATGAGCTGGGAAAGCGGCTCTCAGCTAGGGGACACGAAGTACACATTTTCGGAGTCAAATGGTGGGAAGGAGAAGATACTTTTGAGTATGATGGCATGACTCTTCACGGCGTCTGTAAAGCTCGAAACCTTTATGTTAATGGTAGACGCTCGATTTCCGAGGCAATAATCTTCGCTGCGAAACTATTCCCTGAGCTCAGGAAAGAAAATTTTGACCTTATAGATGTGAGTGTCTTTCCCTATTTTTCCTGTTTTTCCGTAAAAGCGGTTTCAATTCTGAAAAAAGTACCTTCAGTACTTACCTGGCACGAGGTATGGGGTGATTACTGGTATGAATATTTAGGAAGAGCAGGAATTTTCGGGTTGCTGGTCGAGAAGGTGGTCTCGAAGTTATCAGAAAATAATATTGCGGTCTCGAAATGGACAAAAGATAAACTTGAGGGACTAGGGGTGCCTGGAGATAAGATCGCGGTTATTCCTAACGGGATCGATCTTAAAAGAATCTCTGGGATTGAGCCTAACTGGGAAATGAACCCTGTTAGCCCTGAAAATAAGGCCTATGACATCATTTTTGCAGGCCGGCTCATAAAGGAAAAAAACGTTGACCTGCTGATTAAAGCTGTAGCTCTTCTTAAAGCCGATTTTCCAGGTCTCAAGTGCTGTATTGTTGGGGACGGACCTGAAAAGGCAGCCCTGGAGAAACTTGCAAGGAGAAGCGGGGTTTGCGAGAATGTAGAATTTGCAGGCTTTCAGGAATACGGAGCATTGATCGGAAAAATTAAGGCTTCAAAGGTGTTTGTGCTGCCTTCAAGCCGAGAAGGATTCGGGATGGTAGTTATCGAGGCTTTTGCCTGCGGAGTGCCTGTGGTGACGGTTAGAGCAAAGTATAATGCCGCACAGGGGCTTGTTGAAGATGGAGTTGACGGGTTTATTGTGGGGATTGAGGAGAGGGAGATTGCAAAAGCCGTGGTAAAAATAATTGGGAAGGCCTCAAGGAATAGAAAAGCTTCAGAAGCCGCATTGAGCAAAGCTGAAAACTATGACTGGGAAGAAATAATTAAAAATGTTCAGTTAATGTTTGAAGCTTGTATAAAAAGAAATTAA
- the wrbA gene encoding NAD(P)H:quinone oxidoreductase type IV, with product MVKVNVIFHSIHGHTYKMAEAIAEGAREVEGAEVEIYQVPETLPYEVLEKMGAIETKNLFAHIPVVTRSMYEDVFAGADALIFGTPTRYGNMTAQMRTVFDGLGGLWSRDALVGKVGSVFTSSGTQHGGQESTILTTHVTLLHLGMIIVGLPYSETRQRRMDEITGGSPYGASTIAGAEENRQPSENELAMARYQGRHVTQIAKKLIG from the coding sequence ATGGTTAAGGTAAACGTGATATTCCATAGTATTCATGGTCACACTTACAAAATGGCAGAAGCTATAGCTGAAGGAGCGAGAGAAGTAGAAGGAGCTGAAGTAGAAATCTATCAGGTTCCTGAAACCCTGCCTTACGAAGTTCTGGAAAAAATGGGGGCAATTGAAACAAAAAATCTTTTTGCACATATTCCTGTAGTGACCAGGAGCATGTATGAAGATGTATTCGCAGGAGCAGATGCCCTTATTTTCGGGACACCTACGCGTTACGGAAATATGACCGCTCAGATGCGTACCGTTTTTGACGGCCTTGGAGGACTCTGGAGTCGAGACGCTCTTGTTGGAAAGGTAGGAAGCGTCTTTACTTCAAGTGGAACACAGCATGGAGGCCAGGAATCTACAATCCTCACAACGCATGTTACCCTTCTACATCTTGGAATGATCATTGTCGGGCTTCCATATTCAGAAACCCGACAAAGAAGGATGGATGAAATCACAGGCGGTAGCCCATACGGAGCTTCAACAATTGCAGGAGCAGAAGAAAATCGCCAGCCTTCTGAAAACGAACTTGCAATGGCCCGCTATCAGGGGAGACATGTAACCCAGATTGCCAAAAAACTCATTGGATAA
- a CDS encoding glycosyltransferase family 2 protein encodes MLYKLDMPSLSIVMPSMNEEETIRICIEKAQSIFKKYGIEGEIIVADNSSDRTAEIAASMGAKVIGPIKGYGNAYLKGLAEAKGDYIAIADADNTYDLLELDKFLDPLMAGEADFIMGTRLKGDIKKGAMPWLHQYIGNPFLTGMLNLLFGTKISDAHCGMRAFTKEALEKMDLKTHGMELASEMIIEAAKCGLRIKEVPITYYSRRAPSKLRSFQDGWRHIRFMMLYRPLPFLFLPGAVVFVLGALIIGSLLLTGDMAENRLHSFILGCMLLILGGQTLSTGGYLKTYGLIRGMYPNNKGNTAKWLNYHSLEKELFAGSIILIAGLLLGLKVVYTWISSGYGSLSEVKSAVISMVFAFIGLQMIFSAIVLSVMLLEVDTDW; translated from the coding sequence ATGCTTTATAAGCTGGACATGCCTTCTCTTTCTATCGTAATGCCTTCTATGAATGAAGAAGAAACCATCCGAATTTGCATAGAGAAAGCTCAGTCTATATTCAAAAAATATGGTATAGAAGGGGAGATAATAGTTGCTGACAACTCGTCAGACAGGACTGCAGAGATCGCAGCGTCAATGGGTGCAAAGGTAATAGGCCCTATAAAGGGCTATGGAAACGCTTACCTCAAAGGGCTGGCCGAAGCAAAAGGAGACTATATTGCTATTGCCGATGCCGATAATACCTATGACCTGCTTGAGCTTGATAAGTTCCTGGACCCTCTTATGGCAGGAGAAGCGGATTTTATAATGGGTACCAGGCTTAAAGGTGATATCAAAAAAGGAGCTATGCCCTGGCTGCATCAATATATAGGCAACCCTTTCCTGACGGGAATGCTGAATCTTCTTTTTGGGACGAAAATTTCGGACGCTCATTGTGGGATGCGAGCTTTCACAAAAGAAGCCCTTGAGAAAATGGACCTTAAAACTCACGGCATGGAACTTGCGTCCGAGATGATAATTGAAGCCGCGAAATGCGGGTTGAGAATAAAAGAAGTCCCCATAACCTATTACTCTCGCCGGGCTCCCTCCAAACTTCGCTCATTTCAAGATGGCTGGCGGCATATAAGGTTTATGATGCTATACCGTCCTTTGCCTTTTCTTTTTCTACCTGGAGCTGTGGTTTTCGTCCTTGGAGCTCTGATAATCGGTTCTCTTCTTCTTACTGGAGATATGGCAGAAAACAGGCTTCATTCTTTCATTTTGGGTTGTATGCTTTTGATTCTCGGAGGACAGACGCTATCTACCGGTGGTTATTTGAAAACATATGGTCTTATTCGCGGCATGTACCCCAATAATAAGGGAAACACTGCAAAATGGCTGAATTATCATTCTCTTGAAAAAGAACTGTTTGCAGGTTCAATCATACTTATCGCAGGCCTCCTGCTCGGGCTAAAAGTAGTATACACTTGGATCAGCTCAGGATATGGCTCTCTCTCGGAAGTGAAAAGTGCAGTTATTTCAATGGTATTTGCCTTTATCGGCCTTCAGATGATTTTCTCGGCAATTGTCCTAAGCGTAATGCTCCTTGAAGTGGACACTGACTGGTAA
- a CDS encoding PKD domain-containing protein → MKKIFLPMVLLVLVILLMPTALAAGDVTVNDFSSNVTNGNVTLFTMFTSDVTGNVTHWKWIFENVETGATTYSSIETSTHHNIKKPGVYDVTLLVWGPDGNDSLTKIAYVTANRNSSNLPVADFSTSSTYGSAPLNVSFTDNSTNATSWYWKFGDGDISKEMNPTHNYSTEGDYTALLVVENENGWSTKTQEISVHNGLPIVDFSADNSSGSVKFTDLSQNATGWDWDFGDGDTSDDESPTHIYSEAGNYTVTLTASNEAGSLSKVSLVNVTEEAIANEESSSSSHHHHHSSSTGSINVSSANTSNAIIYLNGTESESTGIDQNYSTETSVSDNISASSELQSSVTEAMNETQSEPDTQDLEQDNESTADSEQTQSSDASESGSAKSPGFEVIYGVIGLLGVSLCRRR, encoded by the coding sequence ATGAAAAAAATTTTCTTGCCTATGGTTTTATTAGTGCTGGTTATACTTCTAATGCCTACAGCTCTAGCAGCAGGCGATGTAACAGTTAATGATTTTTCCTCTAACGTTACAAATGGAAATGTTACGTTATTTACCATGTTTACGAGTGACGTTACCGGTAATGTTACTCACTGGAAGTGGATATTTGAAAACGTAGAAACAGGGGCTACCACTTACAGCAGTATAGAAACATCAACTCATCATAATATTAAAAAGCCTGGCGTTTATGATGTTACGCTGTTAGTATGGGGGCCTGATGGAAACGACTCACTTACGAAAATAGCCTATGTAACTGCCAATAGAAACAGTTCAAACCTGCCAGTTGCTGATTTCTCCACGTCTTCCACTTACGGAAGTGCACCATTGAATGTATCATTTACTGACAACAGTACAAATGCTACTTCCTGGTACTGGAAATTTGGAGACGGAGATATTTCAAAAGAGATGAATCCAACTCATAATTACTCTACTGAAGGAGACTATACTGCTCTTCTGGTAGTAGAAAATGAGAATGGCTGGAGCACAAAAACTCAAGAAATATCTGTACACAATGGTCTTCCTATAGTTGATTTTAGTGCAGATAACTCCAGTGGCTCTGTGAAATTTACAGATTTATCCCAAAATGCAACCGGATGGGACTGGGACTTTGGAGATGGAGATACTTCCGATGATGAAAGTCCAACACACATCTATTCCGAAGCAGGAAACTATACAGTAACACTCACGGCAAGCAACGAAGCTGGATCTCTCTCAAAAGTTAGTTTAGTAAACGTAACGGAAGAAGCTATAGCCAACGAAGAGAGCAGTAGTAGCAGTCACCACCACCACCACAGCAGTAGTACTGGCAGTATCAATGTCAGTAGCGCCAATACTTCTAATGCAATAATATATTTGAATGGAACAGAGTCTGAATCTACTGGTATTGACCAAAATTATAGTACAGAAACAAGCGTTAGCGATAACATCAGTGCTTCTTCTGAACTTCAAAGTAGTGTAACAGAAGCTATGAATGAAACGCAATCCGAACCTGACACTCAGGACCTTGAACAGGATAACGAAAGTACAGCAGATTCTGAGCAGACACAAAGTTCAGATGCTTCTGAAAGTGGAAGCGCAAAGTCGCCTGGATTTGAAGTGATTTATGGAGTAATCGGACTTCTTGGAGTGTCACTCTGTAGAAGAAGATAA